In the genome of Impatiens glandulifera chromosome 6, dImpGla2.1, whole genome shotgun sequence, the window aatcgaAGTTGtgtttctacttttttttttttttttcacaacaaaaaattaaacaaaaatgaaaaaaaaaatactacacaaaagttatatataaatgttaatatatatttaacacaaaaattaaatatcaaaacaaaTCAAAGTGAACTAGTTACAAAATGATCTAGGatgaaacaaaagaaaaatagaaaaaaatcacATCGCAAAATCTTGAGTTCACTCCTCTTTCGCTCGTTCATTCATTTTAAAATCACTCGTATTAACGTAGAAAATTTCTCAATTTgtattgatcattttaattttttttcacaaagaaaaattgaacaaaaaaaacGATAAAGAAAAATAAGCTACACAAAAGTTATATATCGAAACAAAATAATCGAAAGATTACAAAATGACCTACGAtgagacaaaataaaatatcgtgAAGCCTTCCGCGCTCCCCATATTTTACTTATTCGATTCAAGTTAATGACCAAGACTCACACAAAAaactagaaaaaataatatCCAAAAATATCTATCTCCTCTATAACTCTAACCATTTTAAAATCACTCAAACTAATATGGACAATTTCTCTCTTTGTGTTTTATCATGATCCTACTTCTTTTGCAGTGTCTATTCACATTAATATCTAGATcattaaatgagaaaaaaatgtaCGTAATCGTCAAAGTCGGTCGTTTTTCTAACTAATCCAAATTTTACTATCATTAATGTAAGATCATATTAAAAAAGTGTCTCAACAGATAACACGACAGATCTGTAAACTTAATAATggcaaataaaaaatctaattgTGTAAGATTATTTTCCATTTGATAATCCGCATAAATTCAAACCCagattatgttttaaataaaaaacagatTCTTAAATATCTGTTAATCTGATCAGAATTCAAGACTCAAAACAACGCTCACACCCTCGATCtcctatatattataataaagtgAAAAGTTTGCTCTATCGATCTATTGTTGTTCTTTGTTCTAATCTTGACCAAATTAGAAATGGGTCGCAGCAAGTTTACGCTAAAGAGAATCGAAAATCCGACATCTCGTCAAGTGATTTTCTTCAAACGAAAAGAAGGAATCGTTAAGAAAGCCGGGGAACTTTCTGTTTTATGTGATACTGATGTCGGTCTCATCATGTTTTCTCCATCTGGTATGCTTACTTGCTTCGCCAGTAGCGGAaggtaataataatatgtttgttttcaaataaaaccaaagatttgttataagttttgataatgttatgtttgaattaattgttgaatgttttcttcattttatttgcAGTATTGAAGATATCTTCCTTCGGTTTATCAGTCGGCCTGATGAATTAAAAGGAGGGTATGTATATATGTTCTCTTCtattccttttttcttttttgaataaaCCCATTTCATTCATCCAATTGTTTTTTTGTTGAGTGTACAAATAATTgatgaaaacaattaaaaaaaaaaacaattatgatcTGAGTAGTGATCATAAGTTAGGGTAAAAATCATATGTTACATGTGAATCTAAATCTATCAAGATTTAGATGTGACATAGTGTGATTTCTTTTAATCTATTtctattatcaaattttatttttaattcatataaactGTGTTTGATCTATTGGTATCATTCTCATTCATTTATGTTGATATTGATTTTCAGGCCTATATGGAATGAAGAGGTGCGTTCTTAGCTCTCTCCTCGATTTTTAAtcgcatttttttttttgggaaaatcaaataaattttaaaaaaaaaaaatcattcttaaCTTGTTATTTGCAGTATCTATGCCAAAGACTGAAGCAGGTTAAGACAGAAGGGGAAATTATGGAGAAAATGGCAAAGTTTGTAtctaaattcatattttattaactaattatatatagattcaAATGTTTTATTGTCTGATGAgaacttctttttcttcattcattcatCCTGGGATTACAGAATTGaggtaattatatattaattaagcctgaattaattatttgattaaaataagcAAATCTTtacatgaatatttaattaattagttcaaATAAAAATGTGTATTTCAGATGCTGGAAGATATGTTGTTTAAACTCAACCGTAAGCAACGTGAGGCCAATGAGAAGATGAGGTCAATTTGCAATAATCCATACTTTATGAATATTGattcaattaatgaaaaaaaattgaatattatttattcatttctcTTAAATAATTACAGATACTATGACCCGAATGAAGACAACATTACGTCGCTATTTGAGGCGGGAGTGTACCAACAATTCCTCGAGAATGCAATTCAACGCATTGAAAACTCCAAAGTGATTTCCTAAACGttacatttcttttatttttttgtatgaaaGGTCGAATaaatttttatgtgtttttgtttgttttgccAGGTTAAGCTTCTTCATACTCAGATTGTGCAGGAGAAAAATGGGGATCATGTGGATGTTCATGAGGTGATAAATATgctcttttaaaaaatatatatattatgctcgaattatttttgtatgaaaattttgatgaaatatttatgTAGGTGGTTTCTGCGGATTCGAACACTGACGAGTTAGGAAACTCTAACTTACAAAGGTAGTTAACTGAATTCATTCTTTTATTGCATGAAACTTAGAATATTTGGGGATTTGTAAGTTTATTTTCTATTGCAAACtcatagttaattaattattagttgaaATTCCAAACTTACTAtctcttttatttgatttgtttttagtAAGATGGTATGGAGCAATATTGAACATGAGAGGGAGGAATCTAGGCCAATGGGACATCATTTGAACATTGATTTTCTCAAAGCCCAAACGAATTGGAACTTGGCAGGTCGTGGGCAGGCTTCTACTTCTAACATAACCCGACCctccatttaaaatattaacattagaAAGACTTAAAAGCTTATAATTACTTactatatatgttttttttttgttgctcTAATTACTATTTAATGTTCCATTCATATGGAGAGACTCTCTAAGATTAGAGGAGACATTTCATGCCCTAATTGATATAATGCCCTTATACAATATTACTATATAAGAGAACAAGAtatctctctttttcttttctttttttgattTCGAGAAAATGTTTATTTCTCGTTTTAGGGTTCGTAATTAGCATTGAATGCAGTATAAggataatgaatatttttaaaaatatttctacttatttttataaacacttCTTAGAGTGAAACTCGGAAATATTTGTAGCTCTTCATTATAGACAGTAAAAATGTCTTGAAGTTGATTCCTGCACATTTTTGTTGGTGGTGGTGATTACATCATGTTGTAGGTAATGCTACGATTCTTGATTGTTCGTTTATCTAAGAGGTTGGTCAAGGCTCGTATTTCTTAAAATAGTCTTGTtactagttttatttttatttttattttcaatttcattACACTTACTTTGAGAAGGAGATGtaagaataataaaaacatttggtgatgtttttcaattaatttttaggAAAATGTTTGCGTGTTGATACgagtttaatttgtatttttcttgCTTATTGTCATTTATATGTCATAGTCAAGTGTTTTACTCTAATTGTAGTAGTTTGTATTGAGATGTATTAGCTATTGAAGGTGAATATTAGTAGGGAGAGATCTTGATAGGGTTGTTCTCCGTGAGAAGTCACGAGAAGTGACCAAATCGTGAGTCTATGTCAGACTTGGAAAGTTTGTATTTGTGACATTGTTATACACTTTTTATAAGACCGTATCAATTGAATTTTGTTAGGATAAGTTATTATAGTTTAAGATTCTTAATAAGATCTCTTTCTTTTGTTATAATATCATTCATAAAGGGATTCTAACTAACAACAGGTGTATGAGAAAAGATATCATTATGACGGTCAATGTTGTAGGTATTACATGTGTTTGGAGTACTCCATATTGCATCTTATTTTGTATTGCCTTTTGTTTATCTAAAATGTTAGTCCAGGCTTGTGTTTCTTAAAATGAGTATTGTtactaactttttattttatttttcttttcaatttcattACAATTTACTTTGAGGAGGAGAtgtagaaataataaaaatatttggtgATTGTTTTTCGATTAATTTCTAGGAAAATGTTTGTGTGTTGATACGAGGAGTTTAGTTTGTATTTTTCTTAGATGTATTAACTATTGAAGGTGAATTCCAGTAGGGAGAGATCTTGATAGGGTTGTTGAGAAATCAGAAGAGTGACCCAATTGTGAGTCTATGTGAGACTTGAAAAGATTGTATGTGAGACCttgttatacattttttttataagaccGTATCAATTGAACTTTGTTAGGATATGTTATTATAGTTTAAGATTCTTAATAAGATCTCTTTCTTTGGTTAGAATATCATTCATAAAGGGATTCAGATgagaaaaaatatcattataactCGTCAATGTCGTAGGTGTTACATTATTTGGAGTCGTCATTGCATTTATTTTGCTTATTTTGCATTGCCTTTCGTTTATCTAAAAGGTGAAGGCTcatgttttttaaatgagtCTTGTTACtagcttttttttatttatttttcttttcaatttcattACACTTGACGAGTTTAGTTTGTATTTTCTTGCTTATTGTCATTTATATATGTCACACTCAAAGTAATGTTTACCCTAGTTCTAGTAGTTTGTTTAGAGATGTATTAGCTATCGAAGGTGAATTTCAGTAGGAAGAGATCTTGATAGGGTTGTCTCTTTTGAGAAGTTAGAAGAGTGACCTAATTGTGAGTCTATTGAGACTTAAAAACTTGAATGTGTGACGTTTGGTTGGAATATCATTTATAGAGGGATTCTAATTAATAACATGTGTATGAGAACTGATAACATTATGACACGTCAATGCTGTAGGTGTTACATGTGTTTGGTGTCGACAATGCATATTATTTTGCATTGCCTTTCGTTTATCTAAAAGGTGAGTCAAGGTTCGTGTTTCTTAAAATGAGTCTTGTTActaacttctttttttcttttcaatttcattACAATTTACTTTAAGAAGGGAtgtagaaataataaaaatatttggttattgtttttcaataaattttcaGCAAAAAGTTTTGTGTTGATACTAGTttagtttgtattttttttcttgcttattgtaatttatatatgtCACACTCAAAGTGATGTTTTACCCTAGTTCTAGTAGTTTTTTTAGATGTATTAGCTATTGAAGGTGAATTCCAGTAGGGAGAGATCTTGATAGAGTTATCCCTTGTGAGAAGTCAGAAGAGTGACCCAATTGTGAGATTATGTGAGACTTGGAAAGCTGGTATGTGTGACATTGTTATACTCTTTTTATAACTGTATCAATTGAATTTTGTTAGGATAGATTATTATAGCTTAAGATTCTTAATAAGATCTCTTTCTTTGGTTGAAATATATCATTCATAGAGAGGAATTTTGACTAACAACATGTGCATGAGAAATGATATAATTATGATCCGTCATGTTGTATGTGTTACATTATTTGGAGTTCATTGTATCTTATTTTGCATTgcgttttttttatctaaaaggTGAGTCAAGGCTAGTGTTTCTTTAAATGAGTTTTGTTActagttgtttttttattttaattttaaatttcattacaCTTTACTTTGAGAAGgggatgtaaaaataataaaaatatttggcgattgtttttttattattaatctctAGGAAAATATTTGTGCATTGATACGAGTTTAGTTTGTGTTTTTCTTGCTTTTTGTCATTTATATATGTCACACTAAAAGTAATATATGTTTTACCCTAGTTCTAGTAGTTTGTTTTGAGATGTATTAGCTATTGAAGGTGAATATTAGGTGGGAGACATCTTGATAGGGTTGTTCCTTGTTAGAAGTCAGAATAGTGGCTGATTCATGAGTCTATGTGAGACTTGGAAAGCTTGTATGTGTGACATTGTTATACACTTTTTATGAGACCGTATCGATTGAATTTTGTTATGATAGATTATTATagtttaagatttttaataagATCTCTTTCTTTCGTTAGAATATCATTATAGAGGGATTTTGACTAAATTAACCAGATGTATGAGAAATGATATCATTTATGACTCGTCAATGTCATAGGTGTTACATGTGTTTGGAGACGCCATTTCATCTTATTTTGCATTTTCTTCCGTTTATATAAAAGGTGAGTTGAGGGCCATGTTCATTAAAATGAGTCTTgttattagattttttatttttattttcaatttcagTACATTTTACTTTGAGAAGAGGatgtacaaataataaaaatacttggtgattttttttattaatttctagggatttatttttgtgttgataTGAGTTTAATTTGTCTTTTTCTTGCTTATTGTCATTTATATATGTCACACTCAAAGTAATGTTGTACCCTTGTTCCAATAGTTTGTTTTGAGATGTATTAGCTATTGAAAATGAATTTCAGTAGGGAGAGATCTTGATAGGGTTGTCCCTTGTGACTTGTGAGATGTTTGAAGAGTGACCGAATTGTAAGTCTATGTGAGATTTGGAAAGCTTGTTTGTGTGACAatgttatacattttttataagaCTATCAATTGAATTTTGTTAGTATATGTTATTAGAGTATACGTGTATGAGAATGATGTCATTATTACCCATCAATGTCGTAGGTGTTACATGTATTTGGAGTCGCCTTTGCATCTTACTTTGCAGTGCCTTGTGCGACTGATATCTGGAACATTTTGCGTTAGATAATATGAAATCTGAATAATATGATTTGATGTGTGATATCACTTTTTTTAAGACATATTGTATAAAACTATCATCTTTCCTAATATGACATAACTCTAAAACTCTCTAAAAATAAATGTAGCTAAATTGGATGTAGTCTATTTATAAGAAGGAAGACAATGCTTCAATAGACACACTCATTCGTAATAGGTGTGTGTCCATTCATTTGCAATAAtcgtatttatttattacaatagACGCATTCATTTATTATGATAAACATGTACATTCATCTTTAATAGacatatatattcattcatctaaaataattcattttgaaCTATTCCAACATTATGTTAGGTTTGATTGGGATTAAGTGGCTATATATATTAAGGTGCGTTGTCATTGTTGGAAAGCTTGAATCAAAATAAGTAGATTGACGGGTATTAATCATTGGATTTTCACATCCTTTTaatcttttgaaaaatcatttggtTAGAGAGAAATTGTAAAACTTTATATAATCATAGTTGTTCAATATAAATCTTTCACGTTATTATGACTCTATTTGAATTATAtggactattttaaaaaa includes:
- the LOC124943374 gene encoding agamous-like MADS-box protein AGL66; this translates as MGRSKFTLKRIENPTSRQVIFFKRKEGIVKKAGELSVLCDTDVGLIMFSPSGMLTCFASSGSIEDIFLRFISRPDELKGGPIWNEEYLCQRLKQVKTEGEIMEKMAKIEMLEDMLFKLNRKQREANEKMRYYDPNEDNITSLFEAGVYQQFLENAIQRIENSKVKLLHTQIVQEKNGDHVDVHEVVSADSNTDELGNSNLQSKMVWSNIEHEREESRPMGHHLNIDFLKAQTNWNLAGRGQASTSNITRPSI